The following are encoded together in the uncultured Cohaesibacter sp. genome:
- a CDS encoding tripartite tricarboxylate transporter TctB family protein — protein MHNKPTHRFLRAETVTAFCIIVVAAAFLIPTTELAPLSALLPAVMLGCLILLAIVMLIADQRKASAGEEAEAVLKSPKRVFGAFGLITLYAICVGLIGFYISTALSLPLVAYIFGYRSPVGLAIATAIVLLAIYLIFGVSMSQEFPTGLLWAK, from the coding sequence ATGCATAACAAACCGACCCATCGGTTTCTACGTGCAGAAACGGTCACGGCATTTTGCATTATCGTGGTCGCTGCTGCCTTTTTGATTCCGACAACTGAATTAGCCCCGCTTTCTGCGCTTTTGCCCGCCGTTATGCTCGGCTGCCTTATCCTGCTGGCAATCGTGATGCTGATTGCCGATCAGCGCAAAGCGTCCGCTGGAGAAGAAGCCGAAGCTGTCTTGAAATCGCCAAAGCGCGTCTTTGGTGCGTTCGGGCTCATTACCCTTTATGCCATCTGCGTTGGCCTGATCGGCTTCTATATCAGCACCGCGCTGTCGCTGCCGCTGGTTGCCTATATTTTCGGTTATCGCAGCCCTGTTGGCCTTGCCATCGCCACAGCCATCGTTCTTTTAGCCATCTATCTGATCTTTGGTGTCTCAATGTCTCAGGAATTCCCAACCGGTCTTTTGTGGGCGAAGTGA
- a CDS encoding tripartite tricarboxylate transporter substrate binding protein yields the protein MQKIFKTIALASAFLTMAGSAFAQYPEKPIKVIVGYSAGGGTDVMARTVAPFLEKYLGDGASIIVKNVPGASGQIGVTEVANADKDGYTLGTYNLPGMMARTLDRKADYDASSFTYLANVVNDPNVIVTSKNSGLDTFEKLLAEAKDNPGAITVGMSSLGGDDHFLLRKLQKMTDTEFTIVPFRGSAPARTALMGGHVAMGILNISEVSAFKDEINVLGIALEDRSEFAPNVPTFKEQGVDLVNGSMRGFVGPAGLPDDVRDTLLAAFEKLKTDKEFAAAMKATANPVQVVTGDAFKKLNAELLDFAKSVWEESPWR from the coding sequence ATGCAAAAGATCTTTAAAACAATCGCATTGGCGAGCGCATTCCTGACGATGGCAGGAAGCGCATTTGCTCAATATCCGGAAAAGCCAATCAAGGTGATCGTGGGGTATTCCGCAGGGGGTGGTACCGACGTCATGGCACGTACGGTTGCACCATTTCTTGAAAAATATCTTGGCGACGGAGCAAGCATCATCGTCAAGAATGTACCGGGCGCCAGCGGGCAGATCGGTGTGACTGAAGTCGCAAATGCCGACAAGGACGGCTACACGCTGGGCACCTACAACCTGCCGGGCATGATGGCACGCACTTTGGATCGGAAGGCTGACTATGATGCCTCCAGCTTCACCTATCTGGCCAATGTTGTGAATGATCCCAATGTGATCGTCACCTCAAAGAATAGCGGTCTGGATACATTTGAAAAATTGCTGGCTGAGGCAAAGGACAATCCTGGGGCCATCACTGTCGGTATGTCCAGTCTTGGTGGTGATGACCACTTCCTGTTGCGCAAACTGCAGAAAATGACGGATACGGAATTTACCATTGTTCCATTCCGTGGCTCGGCTCCGGCCCGTACTGCCCTGATGGGTGGTCATGTCGCCATGGGCATTCTCAATATTTCTGAAGTGTCGGCTTTCAAAGACGAAATCAACGTTCTTGGCATTGCGCTTGAAGACCGCTCCGAGTTTGCTCCCAATGTGCCTACCTTCAAGGAACAGGGCGTTGACCTCGTCAACGGATCCATGCGTGGATTTGTTGGGCCAGCTGGCCTTCCTGATGATGTGCGTGACACCTTGCTTGCAGCATTTGAAAAACTGAAAACGGACAAAGAATTTGCTGCAGCCATGAAAGCAACAGCAAACCCGGTTCAGGTCGTCACCGGCGATGCATTCAAGAAGCTGAATGCCGAATTGCTCGACTTTGCCAAATCCGTTTGGGAAGAGAGCCCTTGGCGTTGA
- a CDS encoding RraA family protein, whose product MDIGFRICKRERVAPKELVEAYKQVPVANVSDSMFRMTAAGSKLRPMHASGSMAGPALTVKARPGDNLMFQKAIDMAEPGDIIVVDAGGDVTNALMGELMLAWAIQRGVAGFVINGAIRDVDAFVETNLPTFAAGVSHRGPYKDGPGEINVPISINGMVIEPGDIVIGDSDGVLAVPMDAAEEILKKAQAKHSAETRQLQNISEGKNDRSWVDATLKARGCTLP is encoded by the coding sequence ATGGATATCGGATTTCGGATTTGCAAACGTGAGCGCGTTGCGCCGAAGGAACTCGTAGAAGCCTATAAACAGGTGCCGGTGGCCAATGTCTCGGACAGCATGTTCCGCATGACAGCCGCAGGCTCCAAGCTGCGCCCAATGCATGCCAGCGGCAGCATGGCGGGCCCGGCATTGACCGTCAAAGCGCGCCCTGGCGACAATCTCATGTTCCAGAAGGCGATCGATATGGCCGAGCCAGGCGACATCATTGTGGTTGACGCAGGCGGCGATGTAACCAATGCCCTGATGGGCGAACTGATGCTGGCATGGGCGATCCAGCGCGGCGTCGCAGGCTTCGTCATCAATGGTGCAATCCGCGATGTGGATGCCTTTGTTGAAACCAACCTGCCCACATTTGCTGCAGGCGTTTCTCATCGTGGACCATACAAGGACGGCCCGGGCGAGATCAACGTTCCCATCAGCATCAACGGCATGGTGATCGAGCCAGGCGATATCGTCATCGGCGATTCCGATGGTGTGCTGGCTGTTCCAATGGATGCCGCCGAAGAGATTCTCAAAAAGGCGCAAGCGAAGCACAGCGCAGAAACCCGTCAACTTCAGAATATCTCTGAAGGCAAAAATGACCGCAGCTGGGTAGATGCTACATTGAAGGCACGAGGCTGCACTTTACCATAA
- a CDS encoding hydroxyacid dehydrogenase, protein MSKVILVTGPDLAPAAQELVKTHGFETVHTPAYSASDVIADFLVKTDAVAVVSRMGRIDADVIANAPSLKVISKHGVGVDNIDLAAAAQKGIPVLKATGANAISVAEHAITLMLTTVKRILPLDTGLRTGKWEKPGFKGVELAGSTLALMGLGAIAQETGKIAKGLGLKLVGYDPFASQSCFDDLGVERVDSLETLLARADILSLHCPLNDQTREMINEDSIRLMPKGSYIVNTARGGLIDEDALLAAVQSGHLAGAGLDTFATEPPAADHPFWQEPRIVSTPHIGGVTHQANARVGCEAVRGIFQILDGETVAKDRYANWALLVEAGHR, encoded by the coding sequence ATGTCAAAGGTGATCCTCGTTACGGGGCCAGATCTGGCTCCAGCTGCGCAGGAGCTTGTGAAAACTCATGGCTTCGAGACGGTGCATACACCGGCTTATTCAGCCAGTGATGTTATTGCCGATTTTCTCGTAAAGACAGATGCCGTTGCCGTCGTGTCCCGCATGGGACGGATTGATGCCGACGTGATTGCGAATGCGCCTTCCCTGAAAGTGATTTCCAAGCATGGGGTTGGTGTCGACAATATCGACTTGGCAGCCGCTGCGCAAAAGGGCATTCCGGTGCTTAAGGCAACCGGGGCCAACGCGATATCCGTTGCCGAACATGCAATCACGCTGATGCTGACCACGGTCAAGCGCATTCTGCCGCTCGACACCGGCTTGCGTACCGGCAAATGGGAAAAACCGGGCTTTAAGGGCGTGGAACTGGCAGGCTCTACCCTTGCTCTGATGGGGTTGGGGGCGATTGCTCAGGAAACCGGCAAGATCGCCAAGGGCCTGGGGCTCAAACTGGTGGGCTACGATCCTTTTGCCAGTCAGTCCTGCTTTGATGATCTGGGCGTTGAGCGCGTCGACAGCCTTGAGACCCTGCTTGCGCGGGCCGACATTCTCAGCCTGCACTGTCCCCTGAACGATCAAACACGCGAAATGATCAATGAAGACAGCATCCGCCTGATGCCGAAGGGAAGCTATATCGTCAACACCGCCCGAGGCGGCCTGATTGACGAAGATGCGCTTCTGGCGGCGGTCCAGTCGGGACATTTGGCTGGCGCTGGTCTGGACACCTTCGCCACAGAACCTCCTGCTGCAGATCACCCCTTCTGGCAAGAGCCACGGATTGTTTCCACGCCCCATATCGGCGGTGTGACACATCAGGCCAACGCTCGCGTAGGCTGCGAAGCTGTGCGGGGAATTTTTCAGATCCTGGACGGCGAAACCGTCGCCAAGGATCGTTATGCCAACTGGGCTTTGTTGGTTGAAGCCGGGCATCGTTAA
- a CDS encoding LysR substrate-binding domain-containing protein, with protein MSGTIRLGTVRTSALNLLPKAVVAMHDKYPALKINLRVGFSSLMISDVASGRLDAAIVAEHVSLPPQLRWSPFLHEPLWIIAPETVTERDPIHLLGCHPFIRFSTHVPLSNLIDTEISRLGVVTQDVAEIDTIGAIVTCVRQGLGISVVPHSAIQFPDADGIVKLPFGVPQITRRIGIVERINAPRGEVIRRLHSLLAQLCGEHGIARDAESQHSDR; from the coding sequence ATGTCTGGAACCATTCGTCTGGGCACGGTTCGGACCAGTGCCCTAAACCTGCTGCCAAAAGCCGTGGTTGCAATGCATGACAAATATCCGGCCTTGAAAATTAACTTAAGGGTCGGATTTTCCTCTTTGATGATCTCGGATGTCGCTTCAGGCCGGCTTGATGCTGCCATCGTCGCCGAGCATGTGAGTCTCCCCCCCCAACTAAGGTGGAGTCCCTTTCTGCACGAGCCTCTCTGGATAATTGCCCCTGAAACGGTGACAGAACGTGATCCGATCCATCTTTTGGGGTGTCATCCCTTTATCCGATTTTCGACACATGTGCCCCTATCGAATCTGATCGATACCGAAATCTCCCGATTGGGCGTTGTTACGCAGGATGTTGCAGAGATCGATACGATCGGTGCAATCGTCACTTGCGTGCGGCAGGGGCTCGGAATTTCGGTGGTGCCTCATTCGGCCATACAATTTCCCGACGCAGACGGGATTGTAAAGCTTCCCTTTGGCGTTCCCCAAATCACACGGCGCATCGGAATCGTGGAGCGAATCAATGCGCCGCGTGGTGAGGTCATTCGCCGATTGCATAGCCTGTTGGCCCAATTATGTGGCGAGCATGGCATTGCCAGAGATGCAGAGTCACAGCATTCGGATCGGTGA